One part of the Solea solea chromosome 1, fSolSol10.1, whole genome shotgun sequence genome encodes these proteins:
- the dtx3la gene encoding E3 ubiquitin-protein ligase DTX3L1: MGAGQSSDKLHCNRYLDGQGPPSLTQQASDRVNGTSYRLNGCQPEGQMNMEILHRGLPGFPNDNTIQITFMFPDGIQTEKHPHPGQTYAGLQVTTYLPDNQKGRGLLRLVDKAFYQKLLFTVATGKDGKDKVTASIPLKVNPDGGSRIDDPPDSDYLETVRKLLKDKGIE, translated from the exons ATGGGCGCTGGCCAGAGCAGTGACAAGCTCCACTGTAACCGCTACCTGGATGGACAAGGTCCTCCATCATTGACACAACAAG CTAGTGACAGGGTGAATGGAACTAGCTACAGACTAAATGGCTGCCAACCCGAGGGCCAGATGAACATGGAAATCCTACACAGAGGCCTGCCAGGATTTCCCAATGACAACACCATACAGATCACCTTCATGTTTCCAGATGGAATACAGACA GAGAAACACCCTCACCCTGGACAAACGTATGCTGGGCTGCAAGTTACAACGTACCTGCCTGACAATCAAAAGGGTAGGGGGCTTCTCAGGCTGGTTGACAAGGCCTTTTACCAGAAGCTCTTGTTCACTGTAGCCACTGGCAAAGACGGAAAGGACAAGGTCACAGCTTCCATTCCCTTAAAAGTGAATCCAGATGGAGGGAGCAGAAT tgatGATCCTCCAGACTCGGACTACCTGGAGACCGTGAGAAAACTATTGAAGGATAAAGGCATTGAATGA